A stretch of DNA from Catenulispora acidiphila DSM 44928:
CCGCGGTGCGCGCGGCGCGCAAGCCGGCCAAGGGCGGAGCTCCGAATCTGGTCCTGGTCAGCTCGGCGATCGAGACGGTTCCGGCCGCCTTGCACGGCGTCGCCGACGAGGTGATGGTGCTCATGCCGTGGGGCAAGCTGCTGCGCGGAGTGGTGCTCGGTGAAGCCGACGTCCTGTCCGGTCTGCGCGCGGTCGCCAAGCCCGGCGCCCCGCTGGAGATCTCGATTGGCACCAGCATCTGGCGCGAGCCGATCCCGCTGGAGATCCGCGACCTCCCCGAGCTCACCCCGGAGACGGTCGTCTCAACCGGTCTGACCGATCGTCTGGCCGCGCTCGGCTGGCAGGTCGCCGACGTCCGGCTGGTGCCGCACACCGATCTGGACACCATCAGCTCGTCGTGGGCGCGGCGGCTGGGATCGGGCGCCACGGAGACCGTTCTGCACCTCCGAGCGGTCGCGGTCGACCCACGTGACCCGGTGGGGACGCAGCACCCCGCCGCCGAATCCGCCCAGGACACCCCCGAGGAACCACAGCGCGACGTGTAGCACGCCCCGGGCTGTCGGGCGGATCCTCAGCGCCGAGGCGGTCCACCTCCGCATCAGCCGACTCCCTTCGCCGACGACATCCGGCCCGTCCGGCCAGTGAGAAAGCGGGGCCGAACTGCCCCCGCGGCGGTCTGCGTGGGGGATGTTAGTCCTGTCACACGACCCCGAAAAGGCGGACAAGCCGCCGAGAAGATGGCTTTGCCTGCTTGACTTGGTGGAACAGGCTTCCACCTTCCGACTCCAAGGAGAGTGATATGGAACTCCCGCAGCGTCCGGGTTCCCGGCTCGACTCGTATGTCGACCGTTACGCAGCCAGGACCCGCGGGATGACCGCATCCGAGATCCGAGCTCTGTTCGCCGTGGCCTCCCGGCCGGAAGTGGTGTCGCTCGCCGGCGGCATGCCGAACCTCGCGGCGCTGCCGATGGACTCCATCGCCACGGTCGCCGAGGAGCTGGTCCGCGAGTCCGGCACCGTCGCGATGCAGTATGGCGGAGCCCAAGGCGATGAGACCCTGCGCGAGCAGATCTGCGAGATCATGCGCCTGGAGGGCATCGAAGGCCACCCCGACGACGTCATCGCGACGGTCGGCTCGCAGCAGGCGCTGGACCTGGTCACCCGGATCTTCATCGACCCCGGCGACGTCATCCTCGCCGAGGGTCCCTCCTATGTGGGCGCACTCGGCGTCTTCGCCTCGTACCAAGCGCAGGTGGTCCACGTCGCGATGGACGACCAGGGCCTGGTACCGGACACCCTGCGCACGGCGATCGCCTCGGTGAAGGCTTCCGGCCGCCGCATCAAGTTCCTCTACACGATCCCGAACTTCCACAACCCCGCCGGCGTGACGATGGCCGTCGAACG
This window harbors:
- a CDS encoding class I SAM-dependent methyltransferase encodes the protein MTRTTALKVLAGKKLTDLDPDEWAKAQASAERILVDVGTGDARTAYRQAIAHPEWLVVGVDPAWQRMTETAVRAARKPAKGGAPNLVLVSSAIETVPAALHGVADEVMVLMPWGKLLRGVVLGEADVLSGLRAVAKPGAPLEISIGTSIWREPIPLEIRDLPELTPETVVSTGLTDRLAALGWQVADVRLVPHTDLDTISSSWARRLGSGATETVLHLRAVAVDPRDPVGTQHPAAESAQDTPEEPQRDV